TTTTCAACGATACGCCAGGTTTGTGCTCTGTACCAAGAGTTGCATGCGccacaaattgaaggcgaaaggTACGGAAAGTCTTGACGTCGTTGAATGATATACTGACTCTTCCAGATCCGAGTGCACAGCCATCGGCCATCAGTTGGACGTATATCtcaaacggaaatatgtgccTTATGACTTGAGCCATGTTGTAAAATTATTCGTATTAGTCCTaaggctcatgtcctaatgcacatagttctgtttggtagaaatacgtccaatttatttcATCGgtattaattaattttcatgTATAGTATTCATAGTGGTATGGTACTGAGAATACTATCGTTTACATCTGATTCTATATCATCGATACCCATTTCATTTAAGAATCCTCGCAAAGGATTATCGTTTGGAAACATGCATCTCAACGATCACAACGGATAGAATAGTTCGATTCCTCGTCTCTGAAAGATCTGCCTTCTATAATCAGCAATCTTTTGAACGTGATAGGCGTCTGGAATTTGGCCACTCCTATCATAGTTGAAACTGGGAAGATCACGTAAATAgaggcccggggggggggggggggctcaccTGGAACATTTTCTAAACGTGTTGCGTTTTTTGAGCAGATTTGTCTTAATTTTCGTCAAATGTTACCTGCTGAACTATAAGGTAAATCAGATAAacagaaaaatctgaaaatctctCCTCCGCCTCTTATTATTCTTATCAAGGACTaaggaacagtggcgtggcgtgaatgatcaatttttgaaatttctccatttgaagttgtggtacagaatcaattattaaggtgtttgtcgcgaacaccctgtttcgcgatccttttccataggtttaaacggcatataaatcgatatatcgcaaagcacgccacgacgccacgccactgctaaggAACAACACCGCTTAACTGATAATTTTGGTGCAAACGAGTTAGTGACTTTGtcgcattctacagtataataTGCGCAAGCTGACGTTTTTagtttttaccaatttcacaCGGGAGCGctgtaatgtataaaaaaattgcaaagctAATCTCGAGGTAGGTTATATATAAATACATAAATGGTAAAACTTTTTCTGCGTCCTGCAGAAAAAGCTCAAAtcgtctagagtccctttatactgagagtcaagacaattcggctcatggatgtcacaaacgggaataaagattacagaaattgaacgttttttcgtaatctttgatcggcccattctcaaatgcctttctccgttcctcctgctctcattccgtttgttccttcccgaacccgtaattctctggtccattccagattataatctttgcaattggtgaaaatgtaatctttattcccgtttgtgacactgtggaggcctaaaatacgggaaccaatcagaaatggattcaacttgtcttgactctcagtataaagggactctaaaatcGTCAATTTGCGGATATGCGGTATTGTTCTTTAGCCATTGTTTCTTCCCTCCGTAATTTGCCTCCTCTAAAATTTCCCACCTCTAGGCAACTACAATTACTCAGGTTACTCACCCGGTTTTCGAAGTGCTTCCTCTTAGACAGGTTGCTCCAAACATAGCTAAGAGCCCTGTTCGCCTTTCCCTTTTGGTCCTCGGGTACCACGTTACATATCCATCATTTCTGATGGGCATTCTCAAACCCGCCACTTTTAGGGACGCGGAAATCTCTAGGGATAACAGGCTCCTTCCAGAGTGGATGTTATCcttttaggaaaaaataaaaagtttttgaaagtaTCGATGGATCTAACGGAAAGTCTTGAACGTCGTAGTTCAAACTTAGCCGCGTCCGTAGCACTAAAATCGGTGGAATTCGtgccgccacacagtggatcgagtcaataggagcgaggtcagacaaaatttggaaccttTACAAGCTTAAAAGCTCcttttatacacaattttgaggtctaaaagtggtttcattggtctcctcgtgaaatttttttctgacagcaacccttgaaattcaaaatgtgacgaaataaacatcaaaatttgcagtattagtcaaaaattccgtgtcttacctctctgattgactcgatctactgtgcgccgatTTCTCTAAAGTCTATACGAGCCCAACTTAATTTTTAGACAAATGAACTTGCATGGGTCTCAAGTTGGCTGCCACTTCTCTGTCAGGCTGCGTCTATTGTTGCCGTGTCTACAGACTTTCTTCGGAGGTGGCTATCGCCACTCATGATGATACAGTATTTTATTGCTAAAGTTCTTTCCTTTATCGATACATTTTTGTATTATCTTCATTTCTATGGCCAAAGTGGGAAACCACGTACCTATatagcggtgtttcaaaatttccgctactaatttatttttttaagagaaacaagtcaactatacaacttgaaatttctacggAATATTCGGGTAGCCTAGAAgataaatcaaggaaattttcaagaaattaagttgcctagttttccaaagaaaataaaaaaatatggcaGAAAGTCTTCAAcgttgcaaacagagatacgtggtttcgcactttgccTATCGATTTATTCCATATATTTTACTTACGGAGATTCGTAGTAATATTTTTGATAATCAAGATGAGGCTTTTCCCTTTCGGTAAACTCACGTCAGATCCATCACATAAAATCTCATTAAACCTCAGATGATTAAAACATttacacggataaaaaaaaacatcacgtGCGGAGAAGTCCACACGTCCTACGAGAAATGCCGTCGGGGGCTTTGCAGGAGTCTTGCTCACGGGGCGATGCCCTAATCCTTCTTGCCGCACAGTGGGACCAGCCACTGGGAGAGGTCGAAAAGAGatattttcactaaaactgcaaatttcgatgttaatTTAGTCACATTATGTATTTCAAGTAGTGCTACTTACAGAGCATTTTACACTGAAACCGCAATGAGactatttgaatcagtgagttcgaaaacacaccaactcgggttttttttcgattttcacttttttacggctTAATAACATTTATGGATAGACGCATTtacacgcaaaaggaaatttcgaaattgcaatcggaagtgctcgaaacagcgacgggaaaagggaaaagtcGAAGTAtatcattggaaataccaattttttacCACTTCAAGGGAAACGAGTGACCGTCCGATTttgtggttttcttttttcggttcagtataccttgtaccaacaatttatataaatattcaagcgttattcaggtcagaaaatataaattattctGGGCatgcagactatgaaaaatcagtatctgaaagtcggtgagaccgaaaacacaccaactcggaaatttttaaacgcttgaTTCTCTGTCAGCATGGTGTCAACATGGTCAAACAtagtgtatcgatttcaacttggtgctttacaaagtctctaagtacttgtcctttggcaccaaaaaggtttttcttagactaatttcttcgcctgctgcgcagttttaggtgtttcctgaacaattttttttttccgagttagtgtgttttcgaactcactgattcatttaaaaACATCTGCATTTCGTATTATCCCGCATCGTATCCAACCCCTTCCTTTGAATTGCCCCACCGTGTGACGCCTTGACAGACTCCTACCTCAATCACGTTGTGATATCAAATTGACTCCGTATGGCATGAGATAATTATCTCGACGAGTAAGTTCATATTGCTCTGCGTTTCATCATTTTCGCTCTGCACTTTTACGGCGCGGACATTTGCGGATTAAAACTTCCAACCCACGTTATCGATGTAAGTTGAGCGCTGCTTTTTATGGGTCTTAGAAGCATGAGTTCAATAAAACAAACACAGAGAAATCATCGACAAATCAGTATCAAGccgcttaattttaaaaacttggaaCTTTCCTATAGCTGATTTCACACGATCAAATCGAGGCATCAAATCTTCAAGGTcaagtgttgtgattggcttattcgatgatatggaccaatcacagcacttgaccttgacatatCGATGGCACGGTCCGATTATGTGACAAAAGCTTcaccaaaaaaaagtgaagttaatgTAACATTCGGGATGCAAAAAATGGGTGCGACTGCGAAAACTTATAAACTGCTCAATTACCCGCCACagtagttagttttacatcttaacattgctaaagtaactgccgTAGTGGGTACTCCGGCATTTCATAAGTTTTCGCACACttcttttacatccagaatgttgaatcaacttcacttttattttcggtgtttttactAAAATGTTCGTGGACGGTAGCGCAAAAGGCCCTACCGCCaatggtgtgctttgcgatatatcgattgatctaccatttaaacctatggaaaaatatcgattaatagggtgtttgcagcgaacaccctaagaatcgattatttactacagctcaaatggggaaatattgataatcgatcattcacgcctcgccagtgCATCAAGCGATTGATGACTGAACTTCGATAGAAAATGATCGAGTGTTAGAAATTACTTGACTCTTCTTCCTTCTTGGGGCATCCGTTTTCTCCGATGAAATAGTTTCAGAAACATTGACTGTATTAGATTCAAAGCGAGAGGAGGAGAAGATACCCTGGATACTGGATACCCTATGTATAAAAAACGCTTTACtattttaaaaatccaaaaagtaTTGGAAAAGAGGTAAATATCCGTGCatgtaattaaaatttgacttgattttgcaattaggaactacgattcctggctcatccgtaaaaacacttttgtgcatacggaaactaatggtgTATACGTTGTTCCTTAACTAAGCTAGAAATTTTAGTTGataattgcaaaattgagtCCCATTAGATACATACGTAGGTGTCGCTTGGTACCGCTCTCTGGTGCTCTACGGCCCCTAACCGCTACTTTGTTCTCTGGTAAACCATAACCCCTCGGAAACCTCGCACTAAGCTTTCCGAGTTGTATATAACATCCCTCTATCCTCTCGTCGAGCGCCTTGTCCCAGCTGGAACTCAATTTGGGACCTTTTTTGGTAACATGTCAACTACCATTCTATATTTGCATGATTGtaccattttatttgtttcctcATAATGCTATTGACGATGGTGTTTTtagcatccatgatctcccgtgAAGTCTCATCCTGGATGCGATCTCTACTAGAAATATCAGCTTAATCTACGCTAGAAATTCAACTAAGTTGCCATTACAACTTCTCTTGTCTCTACTTTCAGCTTCTGGAAGTAGATTCCTTCTTTATTTGCATTTCATAATTAAATTGCGGATAAAAAataacaacttttttttaaaaaaaacagtgtCCATATTTAAATTATGAGTGACATCTTTAAACCACGCATGACTGTGTAAATGTTACATTCCCTAAGCTCAGCACTGATGCTACGAAGCATCATGATTCTATGAAAGATCTACTAATTAAAATTATATATGATAATGCAATAAATGGAAactttgaattgaaaaataaataaataactttTTATTCACATTTTGAAGAGACAGAATTGTAtcaaaatttataaataaatataaattaacAATTTGTTCGATGAAAAGAATCAGAAAGACAAATGAGAAAAAGGAACTGATCGAATGATGATACCAAGTTTAACGttttcgatcgacaaaattgcGAGTATCGCAGTCTTGTTGATGGTAACTGGCAGTGGTAAcgatttatttaatttacaaTCTAGTAATGGGCAACAGCGCCATGGCCGTAGCTAGAGATAGCTGGGGCAGCGTAGCTGGAGACAACTGGGGCATGAGCGTAGCTGGAGACAGCTGGGGCAGCGTAGCTAGAGACTACGGGAGCGTGGGCGTAGGTGGAGACAGCGGGGGCAGCGTAGCTAGAGACTACGGGAGCGTGGGCGTAGGTGGAGACAGCGGGGGCAGCGTAGCTGGAGACGTAGCTCTTTCCATATCCGTAGCTGGAGATAGCTGGGGCAGCGTAGCTGGAGACAACTGGGGCATGAGCGTAGCTGGAGACAGCGGGGGCAGCGTAGCTGGAGACTACGGGAGCGTGGGCGTAGGTGGAGACAGCGGGGGCAGCGTAGCTAGAGACTACGGGAGCGTGGGCGTAGGTGGAGACAGCGGGGGCAGCGTAGCTGGAGACGTAGCTCTTTCCGTATCCGTAGGCGGAGACAGCGGGGGCAGCGTAGCTAGAGACAACGGGAGCGTGGGCAGCGTAGCTGGAGACAACTGGAGCGTGAGCGGCGTAGGTGGAGACAGCGGGGGCGGCGTAGCTGGAGACGACGGGAGCGTGAGCAGCGTAGGTGGAGACAGCGGGGGCGGCGTAGCTGGAGACGACGGGAGCGTGGGCAGCGTAGGTGGAGACAGCTGGGGCAGCGTATGAGGAGACGTAGCTCTTTCCGTAACCGTAACCGGCTCCGTATCCGTAGCCAGCTCCGTATCCGTAACCGGCACCGTAGCCGGAGTAGGCGGCGTAGGGAGCGGCGACCTTACCGTAGGCTCCGTAGACGGGGCGGGGGCGGCGACGACGGATGGGGCTGCTACGACGGCGGGTGCAGCGTATCCGTGACCGGCTCCGTATCCGTAACCGGCACCGTATCCGTAGCCGGCTCCGTAGGGGGAGCTGCTTGAGCGGGAGACCTGGGCGTAGGCGGTGGCGTGGGGGCCGACTACGCTCTTGGAGTATTCGGAGACGGATGAGAGGCCTCCGTATGACTTGACAGTTTGTTCGTGGACATTGCCGACGGATCCGTCGTATCCGTAGGCAACGGAGCCGATGCTGTAGGCGGCTGGGCCGGCGGCGCGGGCCACGGCGAGGAAGGCGCAGGCAAGGATAACCTGCAACAATGAAAAAGTAAGGGAAGTTTAGAAACTTGAAATCAAAGTATGAACAGTTTCAACCATATCCTATACCACCTAACAAACCGCCGAtgtttttcagcaattttttatgATTGGAAATGATGCAGAAAGTATATGcggaaaaacaattaaaaatggtaattttcaCGATTCTAAATATTATAAgtgagtaaaaaattgtaaaaagtagcTCACATGGGTGTGAAAGTTTAAGTAAAATATTCTTCAATTGAGAAGTAATCAATTGGATGATTAAATGGGATTTTTTATGGctcttaaagtaaaaaaaatactgcatgtaattcatttcagttttattttcctacttttttacaattttttttctcgtacttggaaaataaattattgcCAAGAGTACTTTTGAGCTGAAGTAGCTGTACATTCTCcggtcaaaaattcaaaaccgaCGAAAAGGTTTTGAATATGAAATCCTTAGTCGAACATTTAGTCTTGTAAGAGGAAATAaaacttcaacatttttttctgaatttgatcTTAATGCGACTTGTTTTCTCTCCGATTGAATTCGATACACAttcggactaaattttgcaatttcgaactacaatctctggctcagtttaaaacaacgtatg
The genomic region above belongs to Bemisia tabaci chromosome 8, PGI_BMITA_v3 and contains:
- the LOC109033974 gene encoding uncharacterized protein, giving the protein SLTFSLLQVILACAFLAVARAAGPAAYSIGSVAYGYDGSVGNVHEQTVKSYGGLSSVSEYSKSVVGPHATAYAQVSRSSSSPYGAGYGYGAGYGYGAGHGYAAPAVVAAPSVVAAPAPSTEPTVRSPLPTPPTPATVPSYVSSYAAPAVSTYAAHAPVVSSYAAPAVSTYAAHAPVVSSYAAPAVSTYAAHAPVVSSYAAHAPVVSSYAAPAVSAYGYGKSYVSSYAAPAVSTYAHAPVVSSYAAPAVSTYAHAPVVSSYAAPAVSSYAHAPVVSSYAAPAISSYGYGKSYVSSYAAPAVSTYAHAPVVSSYAAPAVSTYAHAPVVSSYAAPAVSSYAHAPVVSSYAAPAISSYGHGAVAHY